Part of the Zingiber officinale cultivar Zhangliang chromosome 6A, Zo_v1.1, whole genome shotgun sequence genome, AGTCAGAGGTGGTGAAGGTGTACCAGAGCCCATAAATAATGATAGGGGGAGCAgaagccatggaagaggaagagagtTGAACGAAGGATGAAAAAAATGAACTTATGATGAGGACAGAAAGCTTGGAGAATTGTCAGCAACAACAGAAAGGAGAggacgaagaagaagatgattgaGAAAACTTTAAAAAGGATGAACCTTAAAAACTCTAGTGATGACCGCTCACAACCGTATGATCAAGGGGATGGAGGAAAGAGACTCAATCCAGATCATTGAATTTGAACTACCAACAGTCATATCAAATCTCAACAGTCACCTGTCATATTGGATATTCCTCATCATAGGCATGTGATGCTTGATAAACAAGACACAGGTTGCATTTTATAAGGGATGAGAGACAATAAACAAGCTTATGATAAAAAAATACATACTCATCATATCAAGCATTAATTAGTAAATGATTTGCCTTGTTTCCTAGGGGCCAAAGTGATGTCAGCTCAAGCCGAGCAAAGATACAAAGAATGAGCATCTGATCAGGAAACAAGGGATGCGGGAAGCACCAACAACTAAGTATAACATCAACTAGTGTCAGGAGTCAAACAAAGAGTGGGCGTCCGATCAAAGCACAAGGAACATAAACAAGAgaagtgtctagtcagtcggacctaTAACCTCCTTTGACTAAACTTaaaagggaggcttgtgatacagtgGATAAGGTAAGACCCTCGAGTCAGGTCAAAGTCTAGGAGACCGGCTGACAttgtggtcaaagtcaaggaggagTCAGCACTCGGGCCAGCGTAGTCGATCGTCTAGGCCAAGAGGTTATCTGACTGGACCTTTGTCTTGGTCAGACATCGAGCCCCTCAGTATTGATGAAACTCTAAGTCAAGTCAGTACTATCCAAAGCCAGGTCCTCTTCATCACCCAAGGATAACACAGTTAACTATTTTTAGCAAAGTAATCTAGCCGGTCGGACCAATGGTCTGATCTAACAAACTAGACACTTGGTCCAACCGGGACGATTGAGCGAAGGATGAGTCTCCGACAATATTCCTCAAATCCGACCTAGTCATTCTTGGGAGCAATAACCGATTAGATTATGGAAGGGCTCTGTTGGTTTAACAACTAAATATATTAAGGGCCCCTCAATCCAACGACCTGACATTGTTTTTTGACGATTTGTACTATGGATAATAGAGAATATTTCATTTGCAAGTTGTACTCTAGAAACTTTCACTCTGCCTATTTTAAGAAAAGTGTTAAAGCATCTTTATAATCTGTCCTATTTAAAAACACTTTGAGATTCGTGTATAGATAAACagtaacactataaaaggggatttCCATCTGCAGGCACATGTACGCTTACATTATGCAAACAATATATACAAGCTACATTATGCATCCACTATTCATCTGTTGTTTACGGCTTCAATtggtcactgacttgagcgttagaaTGTCTGTGCCAAGGACTCCTCCCTAACCTGGTTGTTGATGTTCTTTTTGACACGCAGGGCTACTCAGAGTCATTTTTTATCGACTTTGAGTCTTTACACGATCAACATCAAAACCATCTACCCAGCGCATCATCTTCTCCGCTTTCGGACAAGATTAGAGACTAATCAATTGCCCATCCAAATCAACGCTAGCTATAAAGTCTTTCTAGTGGTGTCTGCTGCCTGAGTGTAGAGTACTAGATGGAGTGTTTATAGTCGAGCGAGGAGGCAATGTGAATTAGATCGGAAGTGTAGGAATTATCGTTTGATGGCCTATAGATGTGGAGGCAACCCAAAAAAGTAAATTGCATCGGATAAAAAATAGAGACTAAATGCTATGACGAATTCAAAAACTGAGGAAAGTTTTCATGGAATTTTTCGTTATTTATTCCATAAGAAAGGATATGGATTATTAATTCTTTTTGTCGTTTACTTCGCATGGAATAATACACGGGATTCATAAATCTATCAGCGAATTCATTTGTTACCGATTTTTTATCCACCAAAAATCGGACAAAACACCTTTCCTTCCCGTTGCGTGCGTCACTGTCCTCGGCCACGCAAGCCTCCAATTGCTCCGATGGCTCTGGACAATTAGTCCAACATGGCCACTTACGCTTGTTGCTAGCGGCGGGTATCCATGCACTCCCCTCGCAAGCAGTTGGTGTCCATGTATGACCTCTCGCAAGTATCCACACACGATCGCTCGCGAGTGGCAGGTGTGCACACATGACTACTAGCGAGCAACGGACGTCGCTGCATGGCCGCTCGTGAGCGGTGAGCGTCCTTGCATGCGATGATCCCGAGCGGTGGGTGTCACGCATGCAATGACAACGAGCATCAACTGCGACAGCGAGCACGAGCACTGGGCAATGAGCGCCCTTACACGACCACTCAAAACGATCATGGGCGATGGGCGTCACACAAGCAGTGGCGATGAACATCCACAACGACAGCAAGCATGAGCGGCGAGCACTCACACATGACCTCTCGTGAGCAGTAGGCGGCTCACAACTCTCGTGCATCCATGCATGGCCGCTCTTGAGCGATGAACATCTCGCAAGCGTCCACGCATAACCGCTCATGATTATCACGAATGGCAGGGCTGCCCTCTGCCCTCTTCCCCTATCTTCTCTTTTTTCCTTGAGGAttcttttctctttcctttctttcttttccCTTTATCAGGATATTTTCCCACAGTAAAATCCTTTCCCTCACTCATCCGCTCCTTCAAGTAAAGAGAGCCTAAAAAAAACTCGAGGCGAACCCAAAAAAAAATAGATTGTATGGAAGATAGATACTAAAGAAAACTTGAGAAATAAAAGCTTAGGGTTCCAATGTTATGACCATACGAATTGAAATCATCATAGCCGTTGGGCAAAACGTGTCTTCGTAATACGAGAAAATCCTTGAGCAATTAATCTTGCTTTATATCTATCCACACTACCATCATCTTTTCTCTTGATTTTGTACACCCACTAACAAAGAATAGGAATGACAATTTCACCTCCGAACCCAATGGAAGATTCGATATTTGATCCGAATGGAAGAgagtatggagggactatcaatacatGATGTTCAACCTGAATAcctgattaaataatatatatatatatatatattaaaggaAATTTTCTTTTCCAAAATTCACTGATTCTTTTTTGATATTAGGAgaagactatatagatgtttaattttttttttttttaattttatatatatatatatatatatatatatatatatatatatatatatatatataagatgttaattttaatatatttttgttgaatgataatagttggatagaaagaatAAAAATTATAAGTATAGAAGATATCTAATCCTTTAATAGTTACGAGTATACTCATCGGACATTCTATACTCGATAGGTATGAGGACGGAGGATATAAAATGACCCGAACCTGACCTATTACTCTCCCTAACAAAGAATCTATAGCAAGCTCACATCACTTATTTGCTTTTGCTTCTTTAAATGTAGAAGGTTTTTTTATTATCAATTGGACATATAAAGAAACAAGAATATCTCCTAATGAAATTTTCATCTATATAATAAGTTGGCTTAAGAATGATTCTCTTTGGCTTTTGCAAATTAAGTATCTCATTTGAATAATTTATTTCTAATAAATTAGTCTCTAGAGTATTTAGACTCTCCCTTTCATGTTGCTCCTTAATAACAGATGAAGATGAATTGATTGGAGGAGTAGAATCAATGGGCAAGACAGCCCGCCCTCTGGACGATTAcatttaaaaaaaagaagaagcgcCTGTTTCATTTTCGCTCTCTTCTCTGCTCTAAGCGTCTACTCATATTAAGACTTCCTCCTCCTcctgtctcatcttcttcctcttccatgataTGAACTCCTTCGCTCTCTCATTGACGTCGTTTTCCCCCTCGCCGGAGGACCGTTGAGGCTCCCCTGCCTCACAGCACAACTCGGTGGGATTACTAGGCTTCAATTCTTCTCCCACACACGGTTTTTCAGGCTGCTTCACCGGCAGTGGGTATGGCTTCTTTCTCCTACTTCTCTTTCCATTGCAGACGAAGCAATTGCCCATCCAAGTCAATGCTAGCTACCTACAAAGCTTTCCGATGGCGTCCAGTTTCTCTTGCCGAGTGCAGAGTGCAGAGTGCAGAGTGCAGGACGGAGTATTTATAGTCGAGCAGGGAGGCGAAGTGAATTGGAAGAAGAAGCTGTGGAGgaaaaattataatatgaatgaTGGAATAGGGCGGTCGGGATGGTGGTGATTCTGAGGATCAACGTCGGAGGATGCCATGGCTTTTCTGCTCTTGACTTGTTGACCAGTCAACGGCCTGCTTGAGTCCGGTAAAGATGATAAGCttgatgtatttatttatttatttaagtttatttatattaaatgaaaaaaatatttttattaaattaaacacTTTTGTTCTCGAATATTTGATTCGTTTACTGTCCTTCGATTTAATCCATCGACTTTGACAATTTTCAAAGTCGTCCATCTTGCGGAGAGAAGAAACCCTAGGCAGTGTGATTTCCGATCCTGTTCCTTGCTCGGCCGGCATTTCCCCGTCGGCGTCGTCCTCTTCCTCCTCAAGACCTCACAGCGGAAGCTCCTCCCCTTGCTAGCTGCGGCACAGGGTCATCCATTTCCCTCTCTTAATCTTAAGTTTTACGTTGTGTCTCTTTATACCCTTGCAAATATTTTTTTCCTGTACATTAGTTTTACTAGGACAAagaattttttctttctttatgaaTGAAACATGTGAATTTGCATCTGCATCTGCATCTGCATCTGCATCTGCGGCGTTGATCTCTTAGTTGTTGAATAGGCCATGATATTTTGATCAAAAGTACCGAGTCATTCATGCTGATGCTCAGAAATCTTGCAACGGTTGGAAGAGTATTTGTAACAACAagcctaaaaaattaaaatttcaaatgcaTATGACTATCTTATTTAAGTGAACGTCTTGTCGTTTCATAGGTCAGATGCAGATTTCAGATTAAGATTAGATAATAACTTATTGATGAGGCAAAAGTTATGGACGGTTATTCAATGTAAAGTAAATTTACTAAATTTGAAACACAATCAAAATGCCTTCTGAATTGTACACAACTATGCATCAAAAAAGATAGTTTAGATGTGAACCTTGATGGTAGAAAAGACACTAAACTGACTATTTTTagttttttgttgtttttttaggttatatgattattttatttatttttcaaagaattccACACTAAATAGTTTTTCCTAATAAAGAGAAATTTgatgtatatatttatttttgaaattgtgTTTTATGACACACATATGCCATATCTATGACAGATTGAGAAGTTATTAATAGACTGCAGAAATCTCAATAATGTGCTGCTATTTTGTTGATCTTTTATTATTGATCCACACAATATGATTCCCTAGTTTGTAATTATTATTGGATTTTGATAGACGATCACGTTGTGCAAAAATCCTTTTTTTTGGTTAATTATGCATGTTGTAGCAACTTTTCAAGTATATAAAAAACATTAGAAACCAAAGGTTTTTAATTCAAATAGAATTAAAATGAATATATAAAATGTAATTTCAATAGTAAAAAATGAATCAAGGAAATGTTTAAGATGAATATACAGAAAATCCTGAAGAGTTTTAAATTACTTGCACCTTTATCTTTTTGACGGGGTTGCTACAATGAACTTAGTCTTTCTTCCATTAAATACTTCACCACTCTAGCTTAAGCTATATGAGCAAAAGGAACGACAGCAACAGCTGTACCAACAGTGCATACCTTCATGGTCAGCCCAAGACTCGAGACACGAATCAGTTCCATAAGAAAGCAATAAAAGATTGGATCAGGTGAAATACAAACAGGCAGACCTTTACTTAAAGTGTGTTAAAGTCGAAAACTGGGGTTTCACTACCAACCTATTGTTTCCTCAACAAGGTGCACTAATAACTTATTTCCCTTCTCCCTTTTTGTCTACTTTTCCTTCCTAATGATGAGAGAGATTTTTTCTGCTGTTCTTTGTTTAGAATATAGATGATTACACCTTGTTTTGTGCCATAACAATAGTACAGTGTCCTTTGCACTCTTCCTCAGAATTATGTTGAAAAGGGTACTCCCTGTTTAATTTCTTCACTCTTCTCTTCCTTCCTATTTATTCAGCTCATATCGTGTTCTATCTTTCTGcctttatcttttaattttctcatcatacttaaGTTGTGCTATCCATCTTCAGTGAATCCCTGAAATACAAAAATGTCTTATATTTTGCTTTGCCCGCCAAAGGGTCAACCTGTGTAGTGAAGacataatagaaaatatattgttCTCATTTTGCTACATTAGGTAAAGGGTTGAGCTATGCTTTTGATCTTTCCTCTAAGACCACTGAGTGTTATCTTTTGCATACCTACTACATGCTCCACTTCAGGATGAAGCCGAAAGAAAGATATGCTCCAAAGATGTTTCTTTATCCTCTTTCCATCCTTTCTCATTATCCTTCGTATGTTGATTTGTGCTTATGTACTAACTAATTGGTTTTTGACATGCAATGCTATATACAGTGGTTATTCCATCTAATATGGGTTAATCTTCTTTACAGCTGCGTTTCAAGTTTTAATACTGAAGCTCATGTATGCAGGTTATAGCTTTGGCTTACTGATACAAAGATGGTTAATGCAATAAAGGGCCTCTTGATTTCCTGGTTAGATCCAAATGTCGACTTATCCATTCTTTGTTGTTGCAACAGCACTTTTTAAGCAATAGTAATTTTTCCTGGTATTCCTGTTAGTGCACTCTACTTATCCATTCTTCATTGTTGCAACAGCACTTGTTTTTAAGCGGTAATAATTTTCCTGGTGTTTCTCAGTACAGTTTCACTTTTGGTTTTCAGTGATATTCCCATGGCACAATTTATTATCAACTACAATGCTTCCCTGCCTCCTTCCCAGAAGTTCATCTTACATGTGCTTGACAATACACACATATTTGTGCAGCCTAGCATGGGTGAAATGATCCGAAGCAAGATTGCTGAGTTTAGGGATCAAAATACCTACGAGAAGCCGGCATGATTCCCTTTCTGCTATTTAGCAAGACAATAAATTGGGACATGAAACTTATATGTGGATCAGTCACTTGTAACTTCCGTCTcatataatgtttttttttatcttgttaCTTTGAGTCAAAGTGCGACTATTAGTATGAGACATACAACTGAACTAGCTTTTAGATCACAACTTAATATTTCTTATGTCAGTTCTGTTATATGTACAGTTGCTCTCTGATATAAAATGCAAAAAAGAACAGTCTTGTAAACCTTAGTTTGTGGAATTAACAGGAAGCAATTCAAAATTGCTGAAGTTAAAGAATGCAAGTGATCCAAGAAGCATATCATGCTCAAACAAAATAAAACCTCAGTAAAGGTAACAGAATAGAGAATTCAATTCCACTGAATCAAATATTTCATTGTTCTTTTGTCTGAACTGTTCAACAAAGTCCAGTTTGATTCAAATTCACcttaaaaaatcttaatttttcttaaatagtattttttttatggATTTTAAAAGATTGAATCATTCAAAAAAACTTCAACAATTAGATTGAACCATTCATGTGTCTTATCGAATTTAGGAAGGGTCATTGGCCTTCGACAAGTGAAGCAAGCTGCTCTAGATGTCATTATTAGACTCGCACGCATTACAATCCTTCGTTCTGCCCCTTGTaccttaattaattattaatttatttagtcAACAAACTCATCCAATCGCCTTTTCTCCCCACATGTTATATATAATAAAACACCTAGAATATGATCATCAATCAActtctctccttcagttagttaATTTCTCAACATGAGCCAAGCAGCAGCGAGAGACAAACCTGTTCCACTCGCAAGAACAAAGCGCAAGGTTAGAATTGTGCATATATTCACACCGGAGATCATCAAGACCGACACCGAGAATTTTAGCGCCCTAGTGCAGCAGCTGACTGGGAAACTCtcaaagaagagaagaaccaaGTTGAAAGCCATCGTGAAATCACGGTCTCCGCTTTCGAGCACGACGATCGCCGGGGAGTTGTTATTGCACCAAGAAGAGACGACCGCTGTGAGGTCCTCCAGTCATGGGATGCTGAAGGATGAGAGTTTCTGTGGCGGATTGCCGAGTGGATTCGGAGACGCCGCCGAAGGGGCAATGTTTCAGGACTTTGACATGTGCCATTGATGTGTTCGATCGATTGCTTCGCAGCAATGCCCACTGTGTGATATGTGGTTCAATTATTACTTGACGACTTGAATAAATGGAATGAACTTTTTATTTCCTGGTTACAACAACATACGATGCAACATACATAACAAGCAGGAAAAGTAATTAAAGCCAGAAATTGAATCAGCAGAAATACATAAATTGGCGTGTTGGAGCCTCCCTCTCCGATCTAGCTAGAGCATGCTATCAGCTCGAGATGGCAGTCTTCTGAAGAAGTTGCTCGGCACTGAAGGTAGCTTGCTCCGGAACCTCGGATGGCGGAGCATGTAGAGGCCGGCAACCAGAGACACCAGCCGGAAGGGCGCAACAAACAGAACCACGGCAGCACAGAGACAGAACAAGATGAAGAGTAAAGTGGCTCGTGGATCCCTCCAGCTCAAGAGAGACTGCAGCCTCTCCCCCTGCGTCGCCATGTCTCCTACCACTGTCTGTATTCTTCCAGCCACGCTACGTAGCCTGTCATACCTGACGTGAACCACGTCGTGGGGCTTTGAGGTCGGGAAGGTGTCGAACTCTTCGTCGAGCTCGTCTGGATGCACTGCCTCCGCCCACGATAGCTTGGTGTCCATGTGGGGAGGGGTCCTGGGCCTGTATCTGTAGTTCCACAGCCCAATCATGAACATGTAAAGAAACATGGTGGGAAGAATCAACTCGGGATACCAAACCAGTATCAGGAGTAGAACATGAACCAGAGCAGTTGTTATCGGGTTCCTCCATTGACACACGTTTCCAAACCATTTGAACATGCTTATTAAGCCTGAGAACAGCGACATGATCCTGAAGAAGTTGGCCTTGCTCCTCCTCATGCTCCACATGTGAGACTCCACATCGAGCATGTACTCCACCACCTCCTTCCTGAGCGGCGGCTCTGCCCTTCCGAGTCTTGCTGCCACAATGTTCATTGCCTGGTACCTGAGGCCGTCCAACTGGTTCACTGTGAATGGGTGCAAGTAATGCATCTTAGGGAGCAGCGGGTGACTGTAGAGGTAAACCATGTTGGCGAATGACAGGCAGGTGAACCGAATTGCCAGTCGAAGCTCCCCCATTTTCTTCACTCCTGAAGGTTGCAGGACGATCAGGGGGTACTTGTGTCTGTACAGTTTATCAGTTTCGAGCGTTGAGAGTCTGATTCTGATCTTTCCTATCTTCGTGTCTCTCGGGGCAGCTCCTCGATCGGCGTTACCAAGGTGGCAATTGTCGAACACGCCAATCGTGATCACCGTGCATGGATCGAACACCTCCCATGTGTACTGTTCGTTCCAACTGGGAGTGAACGTGCTGACCATGGTTCTTGTTCGGACCCATTTCTGTCCGTACTTGGCGACACAGTAAGCATCTGTGGTGCCTCTTCCGTCCTTCATCTTCATCGGGAGCAGATCCTCTGCAGCTAGAATCCCGACCTCCAGGACTCCGACTGGCGGTTTCCAAAGTTGGCGGGAAGTGGGGCGTTGATCGCTAATGTACATTGTTGATTCATCCATCACATGATAAGCTCCCTCGAGGCAGACTCGCAGGTGGATCCTACTCGCAAACCAGAACTCCCTTCTCGTTTCACCTTCCAACATCCCGACTCTGAATTTCTCCAGGTCGAACCATTGTGACAGCACCATTGGACGGTAATCCAACCTTTTCTCGAACAGTGTCAACGGCAGCGATGTCCTACCCAGCACATCATCCTTCCTCGGGCTCACCCGGTCTTCGACAGTAAGCACTAGCTGTTCTTCAAATGGCTCTGCCACCACAAAGATGAGATCTTCGTTCCAAAGTGGATTAGCTGTGCCTGCCTGACAAATCTTCGTCTTGAGAATCTGATTTCCAACTTGAGCTTTCACGAAGAGCTCAGGGGCTCGACCTCTAGCATTTGATTGAACATCTTGCGCTTCGATGACATTGACTCTGAGGTACCATAATTTCGGGGAGACATAGACCTTCGAGCGCATGTTGATTGCTCCTTCTCCATTGACGGAGGCGGCATCAGAGTGCCATGCCTCTGGAAACGCTTCGTCTGCCTGCGTTCCTATCCAGACTGCGAGCATGACTTCGCCCCTCACCTTCCCTCCTCCTCGGTGGTCCTCCAGCCGATACCATTGTGGAGCTAAGGGACTGTCAGGGGGGACTCTGGTCGGCACTTCATTGAGATCGAACACTACCTTTCCCATGTAGTCATCTCTACCAATCATCTCTTTGTCCTTCACGAACACCTCCATCAATGATGATTGGATACGCTCCTTGGAGAATGCAAAAACCTGGTTCCATTCTGGGTTGACCTTGCTCAAGTGCCTGGTGGTGCCTTTGTAGTTGCCCAGCTTCACCTCGACATAAGGATCGCAGCTCATGGTGATGGGGTTGGTGGATAGATCTTTGGCTTTGACAACTCGCACATAGAGATAGTACATCTGCTCCACAAGGTCGTAGGTGCTTGTGAGCTTGTCATTGCCACCTCTGAGCCAACTAAGGACTTGACCTTGGCCGGCTGCTCCGATTGGCCGTCGCTCGCCAAACAGTGGATTTGGATCCTTCAGTTCATTTTGCTGGTAGTGGCTCATTCTTGCTGGTGAAAAAGCTGCATTGGCAAAAAATTTTTGATCAGACCATATACAATTCAACTGCAAAGAAAATCATCGACTTCTTACCTATGAGGTCCTTCTATAATGCTTCTGAGACGAAGTCAAATTCAATGGAAGTTTGATAGGTTACTGTCTCTATTCTTCAGTATGAGTGTCTTTAGCATCCTAGTTTCAACTTTCAAGTCCCTAAATTCTTGTTCTAAGCTACCTTTGCCTCCAATGGCTGCAAGGAAGCAGCATGTTGCCCTGAAACCTGCTACCCAAGCAAAGTTGTCCTATATCAATCCTTGGCAGCTCAATGTGAAGTAAGGAATAGAAACTGTACTTGGTACCTTACCTGATGCAGGGAACAATCTCAAAGTATTTTAATGACTTAGAACTATGTGAATTGATTCTTAGGTTTTCTACTCACATCATTTTATGAATAATCAAATGAATAATCTTTGTTCAGTTTCATTTAGAAAAACACTGCAATTGAAACTACCTTCAGCT contains:
- the LOC121996037 gene encoding general transcription and DNA repair factor IIH subunit TFB5-like, whose protein sequence is MVNAIKGLLISCDIPMAQFIINYNASLPPSQKFILHVLDNTHIFVQPSMGEMIRSKIAEFRDQNTYEKPA
- the LOC121996039 gene encoding FT-interacting protein 1-like codes for the protein MSHYQQNELKDPNPLFGERRPIGAAGQGQVLSWLRGGNDKLTSTYDLVEQMYYLYVRVVKAKDLSTNPITMSCDPYVEVKLGNYKGTTRHLSKVNPEWNQVFAFSKERIQSSLMEVFVKDKEMIGRDDYMGKVVFDLNEVPTRVPPDSPLAPQWYRLEDHRGGGKVRGEVMLAVWIGTQADEAFPEAWHSDAASVNGEGAINMRSKVYVSPKLWYLRVNVIEAQDVQSNARGRAPELFVKAQVGNQILKTKICQAGTANPLWNEDLIFVVAEPFEEQLVLTVEDRVSPRKDDVLGRTSLPLTLFEKRLDYRPMVLSQWFDLEKFRVGMLEGETRREFWFASRIHLRVCLEGAYHVMDESTMYISDQRPTSRQLWKPPVGVLEVGILAAEDLLPMKMKDGRGTTDAYCVAKYGQKWVRTRTMVSTFTPSWNEQYTWEVFDPCTVITIGVFDNCHLGNADRGAAPRDTKIGKIRIRLSTLETDKLYRHKYPLIVLQPSGVKKMGELRLAIRFTCLSFANMVYLYSHPLLPKMHYLHPFTVNQLDGLRYQAMNIVAARLGRAEPPLRKEVVEYMLDVESHMWSMRRSKANFFRIMSLFSGLISMFKWFGNVCQWRNPITTALVHVLLLILVWYPELILPTMFLYMFMIGLWNYRYRPRTPPHMDTKLSWAEAVHPDELDEEFDTFPTSKPHDVVHVRYDRLRSVAGRIQTVVGDMATQGERLQSLLSWRDPRATLLFILFCLCAAVVLFVAPFRLVSLVAGLYMLRHPRFRSKLPSVPSNFFRRLPSRADSML